The genomic window CAGACAAGAACTAGTAGCAATACGCTCCTGGTTAGAGAGTGGAGAACGATCCCCGTCACGAGAGGAATCGCCATGACCACGACCTGGCTCGACGGCGTCACCGAGCGGCTCATCCCCACTTCTGTCGGGTTGATCAACGTGCGCGACGGCGGCAGGGCGGGCAGCTCGCCTCTGATCTTCTGGCCGAGCTTGATGATGGACGGCACCATGTGGCGCCACCAGTACGAGCATTTCGCCCCCACCCACCGCGTGGTGCTCATCGACAGCCCCGGACACGGCAAGTCCGACGCCCTGCGCCGCATCATCGACCTCAAGCAGTGTGCTGACGCGCTCGTCGAGATCCAGGACGCGCTCGGCATCGACAAGGCGGTGCTGATCGGCAACAGCTGGGGCGGCATGCTGGCCGGCGTCTTCCCCGCCTACCACCCGGACCGCTCGGCGGGGACGGTCGGCATCAACTGCACGGCCTCGCTCCCCACGACCTTCGAGAGCGTCTGGGCCACTGCGCTGGCCGGGTACCTGTCACTGAACTCGAAGATGCCTCAACTGGCCTTGAAAGCGGCCCGCAGCGCGTTCGCCGGGCCGACGGCCGAGGCCGAACGCCCGGAGTTCCTCGAGTTCCTGAATCTCGTGCTCACCAACGACCCCAAGTCGGTCGCCTGGGCGCTGCGCAGCATCCTGATCGGCCGCCGCGACGAACACCGCCTGCTCGCCACGATCAAGGACGTCCCCGTCCTCGTGATCGCCGGCGAGGAGGACAGCCAGTTCCCCGTGCACGCCGTGCGCCGGATGGCCGACGCGATCCCCACCGCCACCTTCAAAGTGCTGCTGCACACCGGCCACCTCGCCGCTCGCGAAAACCCACAGGCCGTCAACGCCGAGATCGACGCCTTCCTCGCCGAACTGCCCGCGCTGGAAAGGATCTGATGAGCATGCCCGCCACCACCGACCGCGGCGAAGCCCCTGCATGGATCCACGCCTTCATGCACGAGATCGACACCCTCGAGTTCGCGACCGCGTTCGCCACGAACCTTGACCAGGACACCGAGATGATCTTCGGTACGGCCCGCGTGCACGGAGTCGACGCCATCAAGGACTTCTTCGTGAAGATCGACGCCCCGCTCATCACCACGCACGAGGTGATCGAGACGTGGACCGTCGGGGACGTGCTGATCCTCCGGGGCGAGGCGACCGTCGCCAAGAAGACCGAACCTGACACCGTCGTGCGTGCCCCGTTCACGCACATCTTCTACCTCGACCAGAGCGACGAGGCGCTACCGCGAATCCGCACTCTGCACATCACGGCAGGGCCTGTCGAGACCGACGCCCTGCTCTGACTGGAGATCCGGACCAAGCCGCACCGTTGGGTGAACGATGACCTCCCCGCAGGTTCGACGATCTGTTCAACCTCGTCGCCGACCCCGCCTTCGTCCTGGTGACGTGGCGTCGGGTCCAAGGGAAACGCCCGCCGTACTGCGGGCAGGGCCGCCCTCCCGTGTCCGCCTACCCCCAGCAGCACACCACGCTGCGGGCGCTGGCCCTGGCAGCGGGGCAAGGGGGCGCCCGCACCGTCACCTGGCGACAGGGCAGCAAGGCCACCAGGCGCAATCCGAACGCCGAGATGCGCTCCCAGTTCCTGGCCCTGCGGGTCCGCCCGGCCAACCGACACGTCCCCCGAGGCGCCGACGGCTCCCTGCCCGACTGCTGGCTGCTCATCGAGTGGCCCCCCGACTGCGCCGAGCCCACCGACTACTGGCTCTCGACGCTGCCCGCCGACACCCCACTGCGCGAGCTGGTGCGAATCGCCAAGATCCGCTGGAGAGTTGAGCACGACTACCGCGAACTCAAGGATGGTCTCGGCCTGGACCACTTCGAGGGCCGCAACTACTCCGGCCGGCACCGCCACGTCACCCTCGCCTTCGTCGCCCAGGCCTTCTGCACCCTGCTGCGGCTCGACCCAAAAGTCCCTGCGCCGGCCTGACCCTCTACGCGGTCCTCCGCGAACTCCAGGCCCTCCTGGCCACCACGGTCATGGTCCACGCGTGCCCTTCGTCCCCGCACCGTCTCCGCTTCGTCCCCGAGGGCCTCCGCTCCGGCTGCGGCCGGTGTCAAACGGGGTGTCGGTCCGGGGGTGGTCTCCTCTGCTACCCCTCAATCTTCCCCCGACGGTCGCCCATCACCGGCATGCCTCGGCTCGACACGAGGCGTGGGCGTGGGGCCGCCACCTGCCCACCCGGGGTTCGATCGCTGTCCGGGCGGTGCTGACCCGTTCGGAGGCAGCACCGCGGGGCACCGGTGAGGCGGCTCCGGGATACGGACGGGGAAGGACGCACACTGCTGTCACCAGGCGTGCGACAGGAGGGCTCTTCGGTGCTGCTCCAATACGGCCGCGGCGGTCGCACTCAGCCCGTTCCCGCTCATCGGCGTCGTGCTGATCCTGGTGGGCGACCGTGCCGAGCGCAACGGTGCGCTGTTCGCGGGCGGATGGATCGCCGGGCTCGCGATTGTGGCGACCGCCGTCGTGACGCTGTTCTCCGGGGCCTACGACCCCGACAGCACGAGCTCCGCCATCGCTGACTGCGGGCGGGTGGTCGTCGGGGCCGGACTGATCGTCCTGGGCGTGCGCACGTGGTTGTCGCGCCCCCGGGAGGGCGACGAGGCCCAGGAACCGGGCTGGATGACGTCACTGGACCTCGCCTCGGCCAGGCGTGCCCTGGTCCTCGGCCCGCTGCTCTCGGGGACCAACCCGAAGAACTTCGTCCTGACCGCGTCGGCTGCCTCCTCGATCGCGGAAGCGGGGAAGCAGGGGGAGGCCAAGGGCGAGGCCGAGGGCGAGGCCGAGGGTGCGGGACGTACCCATCCTCGCTCCTCGGTCGGGCCTGGTCGGCTGCGCGGTGAGGTCGGCGGGTGTGGCCGCGTTCCGCTGAGACCGGTCGCTGTCGCTGGGAACGCCCGAGGGGCCCGGCTCGCGCGTGTGCGGGTGCCGGGCCCCTCGGGGTTGGCCCCGCCAGGGGCCGTTGATCGGGTCGATCGGGTTGATCGGGACGATCAGTAGTTGTGGTGGATCTGCCAGTAGGCCCAGGCCTGGTTCGGGCTGCCGTAGCGGCTGTTCATGTAGTCGTAGGTCCACTTGATCTGGGTGGAGGCGTTGGTCTGCCAGTCGGCGCCGGCGGAGGCCATCTTGTTGCCCGGCAGGGCCTGGCCCAGGCCGTAGGCGCCCGAGGAGGGGTTGGTGGCGGTGATGTTCCAGCCGCTCTCGTGGGAGACGATCTGGTCGAAGGACGCGAGCTGGTCGGCGGGGACGATGCTGGCGGCGATCTGCTGCGGGGTGGCGGCGGAGGCGGCGGTGGGGGCGACGGCGGCGCCGATGGCGACGATGCCGGCGGCGGAGGCGAGCAGGGCGGCGGACTTGCGCATGCGGGTGGTGATCACGGGCATGTGGAGTTCGACCTCACATCGGTTGGGCGCCTCGCTCCGCGGTTCGGCGGGCCCGGTGGGGGGCCCGGCGGGCGGGTGTCGGCGCCGGGGCGGTCACCAGTGGTGACTGCCGCAGGGGAGCTGCGGGGCGGTTCGTACTGCCGTCGCAGCTGGCGACTCCGCAATTGTTAGCGGGGTCGGCGGCTGGCTCCAAGGGGTGCTGGTACGACGCTGCGTCGTAGTGGAGCGGGGCGCGCGGGCCGGTCGGGGAGTGCTGTTCGGGTCGGCCAAACCTCGCAGGGCATGACATTTTGGGCGTTTTGTGATGGTTTGAGCCGTGAAAACAGCGCGGACACGGCGTCTGGCGCCCGAACGTGGCATCGACAAGGGCTGACCGGCCGAGCGGCCGGAGTGGCCCGGTGCTTGGTCTACGAGGAAGGGTAGGAGGTGCCCGGGGCGCGTGAGGACCGTCACGGGCCACCCCCGGCCGGCACCCGTCAGAAGGGGATCCAGCTCACACCACGGTGACTGACAGCAACTGCCTGGTGGCGCCGGCACATCTCGTCGCGGGTCACGATCGCCGAGGGGTGTGGCGGCGGAGCAGAGGTGGACGCCGGGAATCCCGGTGTTGTAGGGGTCAGAGGCTGAGCGGGGGCGCAGGGTGAGACGGCGGACGGTGTGGGCGCCGGTGAGGAGGTGGCGAGCAGCCGTGGTGTCTCCCGGCCGTACCGCAGCGTGTGACATGCTGAGCGCGCATCGACCGTAGGAGGGGCCATGACGGACGGATCGACCGCTCGATGGGGCACGGGGCTGGGCATGTGCGCCGTCGCAGGCGCCGTGGGTGGGGCCGTGATGGGGAATGCCTCCGATCCGATCACAGGACTCGCAGCCGCGGTGGGCATCGGCCTGCTCTTCAACGTCGCCACCCGCCTCGTCGACAGGCGAGCCGACCGCTCCGCCGACCGCCACCACCGGTAACGGCACCTCGGGAGCGGCCCCCGAAATCCTCGGCGCCTCGGCGATCCGGTCCAACTGCCTCTGGCCGGACGCGCGTTCACGTCGTCTATCCCTAGGAGTGGTGCAGTGTTCCGGTCGCACAAGGCTCAGGAGGAGCCCGTCGTCGTTATCCGTGACTCCCTGCAGGTGGAATCGGACCTGCGACAGGCTCTGGAGGCCGCCGAGGCGGGCGAGCGGGCAGGCCTGGAGAAAGCGTTGCGCATCGTCGCCGAGACGGCGGCGGCGTCCCACGCCCTCGTACGCCGCCGCTGGGTACGGGAGTTCCTCCGCGAATCGGGCATCGACGTCCACGACCGGGTCGCGGCGGTGAAGGCACTGCGGACCGCGCGGCCGAGCCTCTCGCTCGCCGCCTCGTACCAACTGGTCAAGGAAGCGAGCGAATAGGTCCAGAAGGACCAAGGAGAGCTGGCAGGCCAGGCTGAGCCGCTGAGCCTGGGCTGTCAGGTGAAGGAGAACCGCGCTGCGGCCTCGGCCGGCGTGGTCCCCTGACGCTCCCCGGGCACGTCGTGGACGGCGTGTGTGCCCTCGGCGCGCAGTTGGTCGGCCCCGCCGTGCCGGGCCATGACCGCGGCGTAGGCGCGGACGTCGTCGGCCGTGAGGTCGGTACGGCTTCGCTCCGTGTGCTGCCGGAGGAGGACGCTGAGGTCCGGGTCGAATCGCAGCACGGTCACCGGGGCGTCGAAGCGCCTGGCGATGGCGATGAGGCGGGCGCGCGCCTGGGGAGTGACGTTCGTGGACTCGGCGACTGCGGTTCGTCCGCCGGAGAGCCGGGCGGCGATCCGCCGGTCGCGCTCCTCGAAGATCCGGGAGTCCGCCGCCTCGGAGTGCGCCTCGGCAGGTGCGGTGTCGAAGAGTTCAGCGCGGATCTCGTCGCTGGACACCACTGCTTGCTCGTCGATCTGGCGGCGGGCGAGCAGGGCCCGCACGAAGCTGGTCCTGCCCGAAGCCGGCGCTCCGACGAGGACCACCAGTCCCGTTGGCACGCGCGCCGGTCCGCAGTCGCCCGGTGCGTGCGGCCGGAGGTAGAGGTCACCCGCGCATTCCAGGGCTTCCTCGGGAGAGCCGGCGGGCAGCCCGCTGGGCAGGGCAGTGTCCTGGTAGCTGTCGCTGCTCGCCAGGTAGAGCGCGAAGGACCAGGCGTGCAACACCCCGGTGAAGCGCAGGCGACACAGCGGGAGGATCTGGCCGCTGGTCAGTTCGGCTGCCACGTAGGCGAATTCCGCGCGGAAGCGGACCGTGACGGCGTTCACCTGCGGCCACCGCGCGCGGGCACGGCAGTTGAGGCGTTGGCGCAGGTGGTGCTGCATCGATTCCGGGGGGTTCTTCGGCACGGGCTCCATCCTGCCGGGCGCGCCGTACCTGCCCGTCCTGAGGACTGTCGAACGCGGCCATGTCGCGGCCGGTCACGGCGCTGGACTCGGCGCCGGTCATGCCGCCGCTGCCAGGGGGTTCCGCTCTACGGGGACCCCGGGGAACGGGGGTCGTCCGCCGCACGGGCCGATCGGTGGATGCCGGGTGGTGGGTGGGGCGGCAGGCTGGAGGGCGGCGGAACGGATCGCATGAGGTGGCCCGGTGACAGGGGGCGTCGCAGGAGGACGCCGCGTGGGGGAGCGGCAGGAGCGCCGCGGTCCGGATCCGTCCTCCGTCCGATGATTTCGAGGGACCCGAGTGATGGCGCCTGCCTGCCCGGACCCGGCCATGCTGCGCGGCCCGGCCGGCCGGGAGGCAGCGGGCCACCGCCCTTCCCGAGAGGATTACGTCCATGGGGAACAAGCACACGACGATGCGGCTGGCTGTCGGCGGCGTGGCGGTGGCCGCCACGCTGGGCCTGGCCGGCTCCGCGTCGGCGAACCGCCTGAGCCAGGACGTGGTCGGTGGCGCCGCGGCTGAGCGGGTGGCCCGACGTGGGCCGGTGTCCATGGCCGCCGTCCCGTGGTGTCCGGTCCGGGTGTGGCAGCATGGCCGGGCACCTCCCCGCCGACGCAGCACTGATCTGCCGGAGTCCGCATGGCCCCCAACCGCCGTCAGATCCTGACCACGGCCGGCACCGTGGGCGTGCTGGCCGCTGGATACGCGTTGTTCTCCGCCTCTCCCCGCTCCCGGCCCTCGGCTGCCCTGACCGCGCCGAGCACCCTGACCGCGCCGGCCACCCCGTCCGAGCCGGCCACCCCGTCCGCGCCGAGCGTTCCCCGCACGCCGGCCTCCCTGAGCACCCCCGGCACGCCGGCCGCGCCGAGCACCCCCGGGACCGCGAACCGCGCGGAGGTGGTGGCGCGCTACCGGGACACCGTTCCCACGCGTTGGGGCACCGACGTGCCCGGTGTGCTCGACCGGCTCGCCGGGGAGCGCGGGCAGATCGCCCTGACCTTCGACGCGTGCGGCGGCCCCGGGGGCGACGGCTACGACCGCGCGCTGATCGACCTCCTGCGTGAACGGAACGTGCCCGCCACGCTGTTCCTCAACTCCCGCTGGATCGACGCGAACCCCGTGGTCTCCCGCCGGCTGGCCGCGGAGCCGCTGTTCGAGATCGCCGACCACGGAACGCGCCACCGCCCCCTGTCGGTCACCGGCCGCTCCGCCTACGGCATCGCGGGCACCCAGGATGCCGGGGAGGTGGTCGCGGAGCTCACCGCCAACCGCGACCGGCTCGCCGACCTGCTCGGCGCCCCACCGCGCTTCTTCCGGCCCGGCACGGCCTACTGCGACGACGTCGCCGTGCGCATCGCGGCCGAGTTGGGGCAACGGGTGGTGGGCTTCACCGTCAACGGCGACGCGGGGGCGACCTACTCCGCCGCCGAGATCGCCAAGGAGGTCGGTGCCGCCCGGCCGGGCTCGATCGTCATCGCGCACATGAACCATCCCGAAGGCGACACGGCGGTCGGGTTCGCCGCCGCCCTCCCCGGGCTGCTGGCCGCCGGACACGGCTTCACCCGCCTGTCGGACGCCTTCCGGTGACCGCACGGGCAGGCGCCGGACGGGGCTCCGCGAGGTGGGCCCGATGGCCCCTCGCCGCCCGGCGCGCCGACCACGTCGTGAAACCTCCCTCACCTGTCAGGGGCGCATGAACTCCACGCAGCCGCTGTCCAGGGAGTAGTAGGCGCCCACCACCTCGACCAGGTGATCGCCGATGAGGGGGAGGAGCAGGGGGTCCTCGCGGAGCTGGTCGACGGTGAGGCGGATCTGGGCGCGGACGGTGTTGTCGACCTGGTCGCCGGGCAGGGGTTCGGCCGCCAGGTAGGCGGGCTTGAGGGCCTCGACGACTGCGACCAGGTGGGCCGGTACCTCGGTGCCGTTGTTCAGGGCGTCCACCGCGAAGACGACGGCACCGCAGCGCTGGTGGCCCATCACCACGACCAGTGGGGTCACGGATTCCTGGGCGCCGTACTCGACCGCGCCCTGGATCAGGTCGTCGTTGGTCTGGGCCGCGGTCCGGACCACGAACAGGTCCCCGACACCACGGTCGAAGACGATCTCGGGCGGCACCCGGGAGTCGATGCACGAGAAGACGGTCGCCAGCGGGTCCTGACCGGCGGCCACCGCCAGGCGGCGAGCCACGCTCTGGTTCGGATGCAGGAGCTCGCCGGCCACCCAGCGCTCGTTGCCCTCTGCCAGGCACCGCAGCACCTCCTCCGGCGTGGGCATGCCCTGGCCCGGCGTCGGCGTCGGCGTCGGCGGCTCGGCCGGGTCGGCGAGGCCGCAGGGCTGTGCGGCGGCCCGGCCGGTGGCGAGCAGGGGGAGGGCGGCCAACGCGCCGGCACCGCCAACGAGGAAGCATCGGCGGGCGGGTGAGCCGGCGGTGCTCTCCTCGCGGTGGCCGGCGGCTGCCGCGCGGCGGGTCTCGGTTGGTGCGTCGTGCATCGGTGGTCTCGGCTTCCTGGTGGTGTTCTGCATGGCCGCCCCGACCACGAGTCTGGACGCCCAGCGGCCGGACCCGCTCTGCCACACCGCACCCGCCTGTGCCCGGCGGTTGTGGATCCACCCGTGCGGCCGTAGCCGCGACGAGACCGCCCGTCCCCAGGGGGAGGTCCTCCCGGGGTTCGGTGCGGGAGCAGGGCATGTCGGAGACCTACCCGAGACGGAACGGTTGCGTCTCGTGTGGGTCAGTGGCTACAGTTCCTCTCGTAGCCGAGACGACACCGTTCCGTCTTGACCAATCGACTGTCAGGAGCAAGACCATGCGTTTCCTGTTCGAGGACGAGTCGTTCTCCTTCGAGGCCCTGCGCGCCGCCGGCTTCGCCAACGACGGCGGCGCCGATCTCGGCGAGGTCATCGCCGCCGCCCGGAACATCCCCGAGGGCGACGAGGAGGCCTGGCTGCGCGAGTGGCGCAGCACCGCCGAGCGCGTCCACGCCATCGGCAACCGCGCCCTGGCGACCGGCCACCGGGTCAGCGCCCGCGAGGCCCTGCTGCGCGCCTCGAACTACTACCGCACCGCCGAGTTCTACCGCCGCGATGACCCCGCCGACGACCCCGAGGTCAAGCTCCTCTCCGGCCTCTCCCGCGAGACCTTCGCGACCGCCGCCTCCCTGATGGACACCCCCGTCGAGGCCGTGCGCATCCCCTACGAGGACACCAGCCTGCCCGGCTACCTCTTCCTCGTCGACGACTCCGGCACCCCCCGCCCCACCGTCGTCTTCACCAGCGGCTTCGACTCGACCCTGGAGGAGGCCTACTTCGTCATCGGCGCCGCCGCGCTGCGCCGCGGCTACAACGTGCTGGCCTACGACGGCCCGGGCCAGGGGGCGGCGCTGCGCGAGCAGGGCATGGTCTTCCGCCCGGACTGGGAGGCCGTGGTCACCCCGGTGGTCGACTACGCGCTGACCCGCCCCGAGATCGCCCCCGACCGCCTGGTCCTGCTGGGCTACAGCCTCGGCGGCTACCTGGTCGCCCGCGCCGCCGCCCACGACCACCGCCTGGCCGCCCTGGTCCTGGACGACGGCCTCTACAGCTTCGGCCAGGCCCACACCCGCTTCATGCCGCCGTTCCTGTGGGACTGGGTCCAGAGCGGCCGCGACGACCTCGCCAACCCCGTCCTGAACCTGCTCATGCGGACCAGCACCCAGCTCCGCTGGGCCCTGCGCAACGGCGTCTGGACCTTCGGCGCCACCTCCCCCGCCGACTACGTCCGCCGCACCACCGACTACACCCTCGACGGCGTCGCCCACCTCATCGACTGCCCCACCCTCGTCCTCGACGCCGAGAACGACCAGTTCTTCCACGGCCAGCCGCAGGAGGTCCAGGCCGCCCTCACCTGCCCGCACACCCTCATCACCCTCCCCGAGGCCGAGGGCGCCGGCGAGCACTGCCACATGGGAGCCATGGCCCGCTTCCAGCAACTCACCTTCGACTGGCTCGACACCACCCTCGCCTCGAAGGCTCACCTCAACAGCTGAACGCACAGAGCCTGTTGTACGCCTGTACGCCTGTACGCCTGTACGCCTGTACGCCTGTACGCCGGGGCCGGAGCGACGATGCGCGCCGGCCCCACCGCCTGGGCGCCCGATGACCACGACACCGGTGCAGCGCCGCCGGAACGAGACCAGCGAAGGACCCCACCGATGAACGGCTACGCCACTGAGGGCTGGACCGACATGTTCCTGTGTGCGGGCGGCGCAGCAGCGGCGCTCTGCGGCCTCATCTTCGTCGGCCTCAGCGTCAACATCCGCACCGTCCTGGCGATCGAGAAGCGCGAGGGCCACAGCTTCATGACAGGCCGTGCTCTCGAAGCCCTCGTCGCGCTGCTCGTCGTCCTGCTCATCAGCCTCGTCGGGCTGACCCCGGCCATCAACCCCGGCGTGCTGGCCGCCTTCGTCCTGGTCAACGCCGTGGCGAGCGCGGTCTCGCCCTGCAGAGCCGCGTACGCCGGCCGCGGCCGGAGCCCGCGGGCCACCGAAGTGATCCTCAGGCGCTCCCTCGCCGCCGCCCTGACCCTCACCCTGCTCACCGCCGGAACCTCCCTCGCCGCCGGTCACGGCGGCGGTCTCCACTGGCTGCCCGCCGCCTTCGTCCTCGCGGTCACGGTCGCCGCCGTCAACGCCTGGGTGCTCCTCGTCGAGGTTCTGCGCTGACAAGGCATCCGCAACCGGGTACCGCGGCGGCGTCGGCCGGGAGGCCGCTCCGGCTTTCGCTCGGGCAGGCCGCCCGGCCCACGCGCCCGGCGGCGGAAACCCAGGTGGCCTCGGCGCTCGATCTCGGTAGAGTCGGGCAATGCCCGAGCTGATGCGGCTTCATGCCGACCAGGCCGCGGCGGTCCTGGCCTTCGAGCTGGCGAACCGCGGCTACTTCGCTGCCTCGGTCTCCGACCGCGGCGACGACTTCTTCGACCGGTTCACCGACCGGTACGGCGCCTCGCTGGCCGAGCAGGAGTCCGGCGGCTGCGCCTTCTACCTGCTCGTCGACGAGGACGGCTCGGTGCTCGGCAGGTTCAACCTGTACGACCTGGCGGACGGCACGGCCACCCTCGGGTACCGCGTCGCGGAGCAGGCCGCCGGCCGCGGCGTGGCGACCGCGACCGTGCGGGCGCTGTGCGGGATCGCGACGGCGCGGCACGGCCTGCACACCCTGCGGGCGGCCACCTCCCACGAGAACGCCGCCTCCCGCAAGGTGCTGACCAAGGCGGGGTTCGTCCCGGTCGGCCCGGCCGCCCCGGCCGATCTCGGCGGCAAGTCGGGCACCTGGTACCAGCGCGACCTCCGGCCGTAGGAGGGATGCCCGCCGACTGGCATCCCTCCTACGGCCCGGGGGCGGGTCAGAGCGGCAGGCCCTGCCAGCCGCCGAGTGCGGTGGGTGCCGTGCCCGCCCGGTAGGAGACGCGGCCGTCGGTGCCGATGGCGAACACGTGCAGGACGCCGCTGCCGTCGACGATGGCGGCCGGCTGGTCGAGGACGGTGCCTCTGGTGGGGACACCCGGGCAACGGTCAGGCTGACGTCGCTGACCAGCTCGTTCGAAGACGGTGAAGCTTCCGCCACTGCCGTGCCAAGTCACTGGTGTGGGCGGGCAGCTCGCGGCTAGGGTCCCGCCATGTCTGACGCAGCCGAAGCCATCAGCCGGAGCAAGCCGAGGTCGTCCGCCGGTACCTGCGGGTCTTCGAGACGCGGGAGGTCCGCGAGTTCGAGGAGCTCGTCGCCGAGGACGTGCTGATCCACGGTGGGGGGCAGCACATCCAGGGGCGGAGGTATCCCGAGGGGTCGGTGCTGACTCCGGGCTGTCCAACTGCCGCCTCCAGGTGGACGGCCTCTTCGCGGCCGGCGACCGGGTCACTGTGGCCTTCACGCTCACCTACGCTCACCTACGCTCACGACCGCAGCGGCCGGGACCTCACCATGACGGCCGTCAAGTCCTACCGTCTCCACGACGGACGGATCGTGGAGTTCTGGGGCGAGACCGACCTGTACGGGCTCCTGCGTCAGGCCGGGCTCATCCCCGAGCAGATCCCGCCCTTCTGACCGACCCGACCGGGCTGACCGGCCCGACCGACCCGACTGGCCCGACCGTGGCCGCACGGCCGTGTCACCCCGACTGCGCGCGCAGCCGGGTGAGGAGTTCACCGGTGCTGCGCACCTTGGGGTGGTCGGGCCCGAGGAGGCGGCGGTAGTCGTCGCGACAGCGCTGGAGAAGGTCCACGGCCTGCTGGCGTTCGCCCGCGTCGATCAGGACGTTGGCCAGGTTGTCCCGGGCGTGGACGGTGTGCGGGTGGTGCTCCCCGTGGGTCCGGGTCCTGACGGCGAGGACCTCGCGCAGGAGCTGTGCGGCCTCGGCGAAGCGTCCCAGGGCGTGCAGGACGGCGGCGAGGTTGTTGCGGGTCGGGAGCGCGTGGTCCCCGACGTCGCTCCCCGCCTGGTCCTGGGTGGCGATGACGGTGCGCAGCACGTGCTCGGCCTCCTCGAAGCGGCCGAGGCGGCAGAGCGCGGCGCCGAGGTTGGATCGGGGTGCGAGGAGTTCGGCGTCGGGCCGGACGGCGCGCTCCATCCGCCCCACCAGCTCCCGTAGTTCCTGCTCGGCCTCCTCCCAGCGGTCGGCCTTGATCAGGGCCGCGGCATGGGCGTTCGCGTCGGTGTGCACGTCGGGGTGGTCCGGACCGTGCAGCCGGCGCCTGCGCTCCAGCACGTCGCGGCGCAGCGCGAGCGCCTCGGGCGCCCGGCGGAGGTCCTCCAGGACGGCGGCCAGTTGTGCGGCGCTGTCGAGGGTGGCCGGGTGGTCGCGGCCCAGCAGGTCGGTGCGGCTGGTCCAGACGCTGCGGGAGGCTTCCTCGGCGCGGTCCAGCTCGCCCATCGCGTGCAGCAGCTGGGCGAGGTCGGCGGCGGTTGTCAGGGTCTCCTCGTGGAGGTACCCCAGGACGGCGGCCTGGCGGCGGATGAGCCCGGTGAAGCGCTCGCGCGCCTCCTCGTGACGATCCGGCAGCTCGGCCAGCGCCCGCGCCTGGTCGCGCAGGGCGGCCATGGTGTCAGGGTGCTCCGGGCCCAGGCGCGCTCGGAGGCCGTCGGCCTTGAGGACGGCCAGCTCAAGGGGCGAGAGCGGTTGCCGGGCCAGTTCCCGCTCGGGGCCGTCCTCGTGCTGGAGCGTGACGACGAGGTGGCCCGCCGTCGGCTGCGCCCGCGGTGGCGGTGGCGGTGGCGGTGGCGGTGGCGGGGGAGCGGGGTCCGGCCCCGCCCCGGGCCGGTCCGGGGCCTCGGGAGGTGGCTCGGGTACTGCCGGGGAGGGTTCCGGCGCGGGCGGCTGCTGGGCCGCGGCCCGCGCTCGGGAACGCGGGTGCCACCATCGGCTCATCGCGGTCCTTCCTGTCTTGTCAGGCACCGGAGTGCACGTGGGCGGCCCACAGGCTGGGGCTGCGGATGAAGGCGTCGCGGCACCGCAGGACGGCGTGGTGCAGGGCGGCGGCGGACCGGTCGGCATCCAGGCCCGGTGATCCTTCGGGCCGGTCGGCCCGAAGGAACCGGTAGATGTCCCTGGTGATCCGCAGTGCCACGAGGTCGTGCACCCGCCACAGGGTGCCGATCGCGTGCGGGTAACCGGCGATCTGGAAGGCCGAGGTGATGTGGATGGACTCGTCGGCCAGCCGCTCGGAGCCCCGCGCGCTCTCGCAGGCCGAGAGCACCGCGAGCCGCGCCCGGGGCAGGTCGAGTCGGGAGAGCCGGCGCACCGTCAGCGGGTTCTCCCGATGGTCGTGGACGAGCAGGCGGGCGTTGGAG from Kitasatospora sp. NBC_01250 includes these protein-coding regions:
- a CDS encoding alpha/beta fold hydrolase; protein product: MTTTWLDGVTERLIPTSVGLINVRDGGRAGSSPLIFWPSLMMDGTMWRHQYEHFAPTHRVVLIDSPGHGKSDALRRIIDLKQCADALVEIQDALGIDKAVLIGNSWGGMLAGVFPAYHPDRSAGTVGINCTASLPTTFESVWATALAGYLSLNSKMPQLALKAARSAFAGPTAEAERPEFLEFLNLVLTNDPKSVAWALRSILIGRRDEHRLLATIKDVPVLVIAGEEDSQFPVHAVRRMADAIPTATFKVLLHTGHLAARENPQAVNAEIDAFLAELPALERI
- a CDS encoding nuclear transport factor 2 family protein; the protein is MPATTDRGEAPAWIHAFMHEIDTLEFATAFATNLDQDTEMIFGTARVHGVDAIKDFFVKIDAPLITTHEVIETWTVGDVLILRGEATVAKKTEPDTVVRAPFTHIFYLDQSDEALPRIRTLHITAGPVETDALL
- a CDS encoding GAP family protein — translated: MRTGKDAHCCHQACDRRALRCCSNTAAAVALSPFPLIGVVLILVGDRAERNGALFAGGWIAGLAIVATAVVTLFSGAYDPDSTSSAIADCGRVVVGAGLIVLGVRTWLSRPREGDEAQEPGWMTSLDLASARRALVLGPLLSGTNPKNFVLTASAASSIAEAGKQGEAKGEAEGEAEGAGRTHPRSSVGPGRLRGEVGGCGRVPLRPVAVAGNARGARLARVRVPGPSGLAPPGAVDRVDRVDRDDQ
- a CDS encoding lytic transglycosylase domain-containing protein, with product MPVITTRMRKSAALLASAAGIVAIGAAVAPTAASAATPQQIAASIVPADQLASFDQIVSHESGWNITATNPSSGAYGLGQALPGNKMASAGADWQTNASTQIKWTYDYMNSRYGSPNQAWAYWQIHHNY
- a CDS encoding ATP-binding protein — translated: MPKNPPESMQHHLRQRLNCRARARWPQVNAVTVRFRAEFAYVAAELTSGQILPLCRLRFTGVLHAWSFALYLASSDSYQDTALPSGLPAGSPEEALECAGDLYLRPHAPGDCGPARVPTGLVVLVGAPASGRTSFVRALLARRQIDEQAVVSSDEIRAELFDTAPAEAHSEAADSRIFEERDRRIAARLSGGRTAVAESTNVTPQARARLIAIARRFDAPVTVLRFDPDLSVLLRQHTERSRTDLTADDVRAYAAVMARHGGADQLRAEGTHAVHDVPGERQGTTPAEAAARFSFT
- a CDS encoding polysaccharide deacetylase family protein yields the protein MAPNRRQILTTAGTVGVLAAGYALFSASPRSRPSAALTAPSTLTAPATPSEPATPSAPSVPRTPASLSTPGTPAAPSTPGTANRAEVVARYRDTVPTRWGTDVPGVLDRLAGERGQIALTFDACGGPGGDGYDRALIDLLRERNVPATLFLNSRWIDANPVVSRRLAAEPLFEIADHGTRHRPLSVTGRSAYGIAGTQDAGEVVAELTANRDRLADLLGAPPRFFRPGTAYCDDVAVRIAAELGQRVVGFTVNGDAGATYSAAEIAKEVGAARPGSIVIAHMNHPEGDTAVGFAAALPGLLAAGHGFTRLSDAFR
- a CDS encoding carbonic anhydrase, which gives rise to MHDAPTETRRAAAAGHREESTAGSPARRCFLVGGAGALAALPLLATGRAAAQPCGLADPAEPPTPTPTPGQGMPTPEEVLRCLAEGNERWVAGELLHPNQSVARRLAVAAGQDPLATVFSCIDSRVPPEIVFDRGVGDLFVVRTAAQTNDDLIQGAVEYGAQESVTPLVVVMGHQRCGAVVFAVDALNNGTEVPAHLVAVVEALKPAYLAAEPLPGDQVDNTVRAQIRLTVDQLREDPLLLPLIGDHLVEVVGAYYSLDSGCVEFMRP